Proteins encoded together in one Kutzneria kofuensis window:
- a CDS encoding tyrosine-type recombinase/integrase codes for MKTTYKVNVWAIKTLKPTADGKKRPKPYGVRWVTAGEEHSEWYKTIKLADSRRSELLQAAKRGEAFDIATGLPESEWPQREPRSLLKLAQEFIDEEWNESAPNTRKRYVDTLAVAVAAFVKRDGSVPDGRKLRRVLTTHLLPTNRRDRQLTDDEARTAEWVVSASRPVSDLAKKVEIGNVLRALGRNLNGTAAASWTTRTRRGVLHHLMEFAIDVEELDANPVTRSKVATHVGSSEVDPRVVLNPKQAPQVLAAVTYAGRREYLYGFFGAMYYAGLRPCEVNRIRKADLRLPDEGQVDEWGEIILEKSASRSNARYTDSGETWEERNLKRRAQGAVRRVPIPPQLVDILRWHLRTFGTTEDGRLFRGSVSGGPVNATVYTDAWDKARKIGLSPEQYDSPLAADPYDLRHAAVSTWLAAGVPAAEVAERAGHTVDVLLKVYAKCLDGQRALSNSKITSMLDPE; via the coding sequence AAGCCGTACGGCGTGCGTTGGGTAACCGCAGGTGAAGAACATTCCGAGTGGTACAAGACGATCAAGCTCGCCGACAGCCGGCGGTCGGAGCTTCTTCAGGCGGCGAAGCGTGGCGAGGCATTCGACATTGCGACCGGGTTGCCGGAGTCGGAGTGGCCGCAGCGGGAGCCGAGATCACTGCTCAAGCTCGCTCAGGAGTTCATCGATGAGGAGTGGAACGAGTCGGCTCCGAACACGCGGAAGCGGTATGTCGACACGCTCGCGGTTGCCGTCGCCGCGTTCGTGAAGCGTGACGGATCGGTACCGGATGGGCGGAAGCTGCGGCGGGTGCTCACGACGCACTTGCTGCCGACCAATCGCCGGGACCGGCAACTCACGGACGACGAAGCGCGGACTGCCGAGTGGGTGGTGTCAGCGTCTCGTCCGGTGTCGGACCTGGCAAAGAAAGTCGAGATAGGCAACGTGCTTCGCGCGCTCGGCCGCAACCTGAACGGCACAGCTGCTGCGTCGTGGACAACACGCACGCGGCGCGGAGTGCTGCACCACTTGATGGAGTTCGCGATCGACGTCGAGGAGTTGGACGCCAACCCGGTCACCCGGTCGAAAGTCGCGACACACGTCGGAAGCAGCGAGGTCGACCCTCGCGTCGTACTGAATCCGAAGCAGGCTCCGCAGGTGCTCGCAGCGGTGACGTATGCCGGTCGTCGTGAGTACCTGTACGGCTTCTTCGGGGCCATGTACTACGCGGGTCTTCGTCCGTGCGAGGTGAACCGGATCCGCAAGGCGGACCTGAGGCTCCCCGACGAGGGCCAGGTCGACGAGTGGGGCGAGATCATCTTGGAAAAGTCGGCTTCACGGTCGAATGCGCGCTACACAGACTCGGGAGAAACCTGGGAGGAACGGAACCTCAAGCGGCGGGCGCAAGGAGCTGTGCGGCGGGTCCCGATACCTCCGCAACTGGTTGACATCCTCCGCTGGCACCTCCGGACCTTCGGCACGACGGAGGACGGACGGCTGTTCCGCGGATCGGTCAGCGGCGGCCCGGTCAACGCGACGGTCTACACCGACGCCTGGGACAAGGCACGCAAGATCGGGCTGTCGCCGGAGCAGTACGACTCCCCGCTTGCCGCCGATCCGTACGACCTGCGGCACGCGGCGGTGTCAACCTGGTTGGCGGCCGGCGTACCGGCGGCTGAGGTCGCAGAGCGCGCGGGACACACGGTCGACGTCCTACTGAAGGTCTACGCGAAGTGCCTCGACGGCCAACGGGCGCTCTCCAACAGCAAGATCACCAGCATGCTGGATCCTGAGTAA